From the genome of Oryza glaberrima chromosome 1, OglaRS2, whole genome shotgun sequence:
TCAGTCCAAGTTGGTACATATGCTAACATTGAGATGGTGACAAACTGACAAATAATAGGAAAAACTGAGATGTTAACTATGTGAAATGATGATCTTCTGTGTGCTCCAATTTCAGGGTATAAGAGAACCATACCAGTAAACTTGAAAACTGAGGAAGATGTTGCACTTGTATGTCTCCCTGTGAGCTCTCCATCGTACTTGGTTGTGTTGTGTTTGAATATACATGATCTGAAACTGATGGCAGATTGTATTGTAGACTTGACACATCTACAGCACCCTGCGTCAGAATATCAGGCTGTGAAACTGAAGGTTCATCAGTATTCTCCATGTTAGTGCCAATTCTGGCTTCAACGTCCCCATTTGTTGAAGAATTTAGAGCAACATTGTTGTCTTGATTCCTGCAAGGCCGGCCTTATCAGAAAAGGCTAATTTCTTGTCATGAATACAGAACATAGCAAGGAAATATTTTCACCTGACATCTTCTTGATCAACTGATGGAGATTCATCTGGAACAGGCACTTCCTCCACTCCATTTTTGTGGACCTTTGATGGAAGCAACCCAGAGAAGGCACCAGATCCAAAACTACCAAAGCTCAGATGCCCACAGTCTGCATTTGCAAGTTGTAGATGATCAGGGATTATAACCGCTGGATTATCTTCGGTAGATTTACTTGCAACTAGATCTTCAGTCTGTAGGCTTAGGTGCTGAATGTTTGCCGAAGCAGATTCCACATCAACATTAGAAACTTCAGCTGCAAAATGTTACACTGTCAGTTTCACACTAATAATTGCATGATTAAGAGAAGAAAGTATCAGCATTTAGGGCCACAGCATATATAACTTAGTACACCAGTACAACGTGAATTAAAATGTATAAAAAAGGAACCAAGCAACCATGCTACATGTGCAATTTTGCATATTTCACTTCCTTGGAAATTTGGGATTGGTAGCGCACTCAGCTATGTACAGCAGCAAACCATAAGCCAACAAGGCTATATGCTTGAACCTTGAATAAATTTGAAAACCAAAACCATCCGTTTCCATTAATAAGCACCATTAGTTCATTGCTGATTCAGATTGGCACAGCATAAAGAAAATTTATCTATATAATAAGATCTTAAACAAGTATATGTTTAAATTGTATCTATGCTTGTATGTTGGAGTGTAGCATGGGCATcttaaattaaaatatactgAAAACTTAAGTTTTGAAAGATCGTATTTCTTGATCCAATTGAAAGTTAGAAGGCATTGAACAAATTACACAATCATTAGTTCAGAATTAAAACAATACTTCATACAAGTTGGGCCAGAGCTGTACATTTTTCTTGTTGACTTGGTAAATGAAATGAATAGATGATACACACTTAAATAATAAGATTGTGGTTTTGTATAAAGTTGACAATGTTGATTATCAGAGTACATATATTCTATTTAAAACTACAAGAAAACAAGGACCCTTCTTTGCAACTCTAGCTGTTAGCTTACAGTCTTCCAACATTCAGATCAACAACCCTTGTCAATATGAGAGAAATTGCTAAAAGAATCTAAcaaacatactttttttttcatatcatagTTTTTTAGTGATGCTAGCAGTCTACCACTTCAACATATTACAGGGAGAAAGATTAAAAGATGAACACTGACAATGAatggttttgtttttgttatgtAAAGGCAAagccattaaaaaaaatgaccaaTGGCCTTGATAAACACTAGACAGTACACCTAATCCATGTCAGAGTGTCATACTATAAGTCTATAAGAGAAATTTGCACTTGGTTTCTGAAAAGCATAGCATGGTTAAGGGGGGAAACAAAATATCATGTTAGCCAGTTGGGAGGAATTTTCTATCATTTCAATGGACAGTGGTTCAGACAATAGAAGAGCACATTATTTGACTTTAGAGACACATAACCAAAAAAAGGAACTTCTGAAGATGTTTTTGGAATTTCAACTGTATGCTAaccttcatcatcatcatcatcgttaTCATCATAGTGATTCCCTCGAGACTGGTATGCACTTGAGTTGTGCAATAAACCATTATTAAAATGGTTGTTGCCATCAATAATTTCCAGGTGTCTATCAGAAGGTATAGCTGAGCTGCTCTCTCCTACATAAGAATTATTATACGAGTTCGCATCGTCAGCAACCAACGTTGATGATTCCAAAGATGCCACAGGTAAAGATATGTCACGAGATGTCTCAGGGACTGTTAATTGACTCCCTGGTAGTGTCCCATCCTGTTGAAACCAATCACTCTCTTGTGTTTCATGGTTATCAGCAGAAGCATGACTGGAATTCTTAACTTGAGGAATAGGATCTTGAAGAACAGGAAATCTTTGCTCAAATGTTGTTGGTGGGGCAGTGCTTGCAGATTTGTTTGGGTTCTGGTTTACCACACTTGAGAAAGATGAGGTTTGGCCAGAATAGGCTTTGTCTGTTGAAGCCACAGGCTTGCTAGAAGACCTCACTTGAGGTCTGCCCATTTTCACAATATCAGCCATTGACATCTGACCTGGCACCCCACACCAACTGTTCTGAAATCCCGACGATGGTTGCATTGCTCCAAAAGATCCATCGTGAAGAACATCCTTGTTTACAGAAGAACTAAAACAGAAAAGAAAGCAAATTAGTTAACCATACTGTAAATAGAAACGAATGCCTCTAACATAAATTTCTATATGTTCAAATTTCCATTACCTTGGAACAGTTTGCTTCTGTGTAGAGTTAGTTGCTAGCACGCCAGGTCCCAATATTGATGACCTTGAGGACATGTTATCTGGTTGGATTGAAAATTAGAAATGGATTATAGCCAAACATAGAAACTAATGGATAGGGACAGGTTTTAAACTTACCAGCACCACTTGATCCAGACTGAACTGAACTGCTTCGTCCACTACGGTCTGCACCAGCTCTAGTGGCTCGACTATTGGAGTTAACTGCTCCTCTAGATTTTGGCTCAAGCGCCTCCTTATTAACCTGTGTGATATTTCAGCACATACTGACGTGAGCTCTAAAAGCgcacaaaataaataatcaaGAGATAATATGGACATGTAAACTTTTAACACTAAAACGTAACCAgtcaacaaattaaaaaaatgatatatcgACCAATTATCACTGGTTAGCTACACAAGTTCAATACCAGGCCAACTGAAACTACATTAAACTTGTCAAACTGGAAGTAAAAACTAGTCCTGACCTCCTTTTTCTTGTCGCGCTTGCTCTTTACCTCTTGAAACGTATCTAGAGAAAGATTGACAAAATGTCAGATATCGTTATCAGGGCACTACTGGAACCATGCAGAACATCAAGCTTAGCGTGCtattcacaagaaaaaaaaatgcactaaAATGAACAATtggacatgttttttttttgaaatgaagaCCAGCATCCCAAGATTATACCATCCAAAAGCTTAGGGTGCtattcacaagaaaaaaaaatgcactaaAATGAACAATtggacatgtttttttttttttgaaatgaagaCCAGCATCCCAAGATTATACCATCCAAAGCATGCTGAATAAATTGTAGAAATATATCGATGTAATTCAAATGTTTTACAGATGATACCCAAGTCAATCTCAATTCATTTCCAACTTCCTTTAGAATATTTCTATTATCAAGCAATGAAGGTTATTTACTCAAATTACAGAAAGAAGTTATAGAATATGTTAGTTTCCTACAACAAAGACTACGAGAGATGCACAACTTGATTGCCTATGATCAGTTGACTCTTACTTTGAATGAACTGTAGGAAAGGTGTGCAGAAGATAAATGTTCAGACACAGGTTAATGTAAAGAAAGAGGCAGCCCAACAGGGAAAAATCAGATGCCCTATCCAAACTGAATAAATCGAAACACTGTCCGAGCAGATCGAAAAGACCTAATTCCAAGAGAAGAAAATCAATGTTCACAAAGCTAATCTATATTATGCCCCCAAATGTTAGCATCGGTTGAATTGAGAATATTCGAAATAAAGACTAAGAATAGTAAAAGTTTAAACCGGAGAGTTACAGTCTTACAGCCCCAATCTAAGCCAAATGCAAAATAACACATCAGACAAACAAATCTAGGTAAGATCAAAC
Proteins encoded in this window:
- the LOC127771828 gene encoding uncharacterized protein LOC127771828, producing the protein MSGGGGGGGGGGGGGRGAAAGPVPGSARKLVQGLKEIVNRPDAEIYAALRDCGMDPDEAVSRLLSQDTFQEVKSKRDKKKEVNKEALEPKSRGAVNSNSRATRAGADRSGRSSSVQSGSSGADNMSSRSSILGPGVLATNSTQKQTVPSSSVNKDVLHDGSFGAMQPSSGFQNSWCGVPGQMSMADIVKMGRPQVRSSSKPVASTDKAYSGQTSSFSSVVNQNPNKSASTAPPTTFEQRFPVLQDPIPQVKNSSHASADNHETQESDWFQQDGTLPGSQLTVPETSRDISLPVASLESSTLVADDANSYNNSYVGESSSAIPSDRHLEIIDGNNHFNNGLLHNSSAYQSRGNHYDDNDDDDDEAEVSNVDVESASANIQHLSLQTEDLVASKSTEDNPAVIIPDHLQLANADCGHLSFGSFGSGAFSGLLPSKVHKNGVEEVPVPDESPSVDQEDVRNQDNNVALNSSTNGDVEARIGTNMENTDEPSVSQPDILTQGAVDVSSLQYNLPSVSDHVYSNTTQPSTMESSQGDIQVQHLPQFSSLLQANTLHNNLLGSNLPNLRDFDFSPLLSTQLATKYNPPVPTTSLPAISMQETLKPGGFSNAQPTQNLPSASIPSGPPLPQQLSVHPYPQPTLPLGPFSNLVGYPYLPQNYYLPSAAFQQSFSSNGPFHQSAATTGVPGVSMKYSMPQYKSSLPATSPPQPSSVVSGFGGFGSSNNIPGNFGLNQNVPSAPTTMGFEEALSTQFKDNSQYIALQQNDSSAMWLHGAAGSRAVSAVPPGNFYGFQGQNQPGGFRQGQQPSQYGGLGYPSFYQSQAGLPQEHPQNLTEGTLNSSQTTPSQPSHQIWQHIY